A single Hippocampus zosterae strain Florida chromosome 1, ASM2543408v3, whole genome shotgun sequence DNA region contains:
- the ndufs8b gene encoding NADH:ubiquinone oxidoreductase core subunit S8b — protein MSASLGLRLLYCYSKPGTLGCTSVRPFSVGVQRSGFKYVNAVEQPTDLKSITDRAATTLLWTELFRGLGMTMSYLFREPATINYPFEKGPLSPRFRGEHALRRYPSGEERCIACKLCEAICPAQAITIEAETRADGSRRTTRYDIDMTKCIYCGFCQEACPVDAIVEGPNFEFSTETHEELLYNKEKLLNNGDKWEAEIAANIQADYLYR, from the exons ATGTCTGCTTCCCTGGGGCTACGTCTTCTCTATTGCTACTCCAAGCCGG gCACCTTGGGATGCACCAGTGTACGTCCCTTCAGCGTTGGTGTGCAACGCAGTGGCTTCA AGTATGTTAATGCTGTGGAGCAGCCGACAGACCTCAAGTCCATCACTGACCGTGCTGCAACGACTCTATTATGGACTGAACTCTTCAGAG GATTGGGTATGACCATGAGTTACCTCTTCCGTGAACCAGCGACCATCAACTATCCCTTTGAGAAAGGTCCGCTCTCACCTCGCTTCCGTGGGGAGCACGCCCTCCGTCGCTACCCCAGCGGGGAGGAGCGCTGCATTGCTTGCAAGCTTTGTGAGGCCATCTGCCCCGCTCAG GCCATCACTATTGAGGCTGAGACTCGAGCTGACGGCAGCAGAAGGACTACACGCTACGACATTGATATGACCAAGTGCATCTACTGTGGTTTCTGCCAGGAAGCCTGCCCTGTGGATGCCATTGTTGAG GGTCcgaattttgagttttcaacaGAAACGCACGAGGAGCTGTTGTACAACAAGGAGAAGCTGCTCAACAATGGAGACAAATGGGAGGCTGAGATTGCAGCCAATATCCAAGCTGATTACCTGTACAGATAA